The DNA region TAATGGCAGTCCAAACGCCTCTATTGTATTAAAAAGCGATGTTGAAATTGTTAAAAACGGAACTTCTGACTTGTTGGATCTACCGTTTAATAATCAAATAACCAACTTATATCTTGATAAAAAAGGAAGATTATACGTTTCGGCCACATGTTCAATTCACGATAAAATTTCAGGGAAATATTTAGATTACGAAAAGAGTCAGCCGGCAATAGTTTATATAAGCAAACGGCCAATTTTAGATGTGATTAATTAGGGCTTCGACTCCGCTCAGCCTGACAGAATGGAATAAAAAGCACTGTTAAAAGGGCACAAAAACCATTTTTACCGTCAATTTTAATTGGCGGTGAATGCTTTTAGAATACACTTCAAAATAAACCGGAGCAACGACTACAGGTTCATCACAAAAAAACACAGATGAAAACCATTCATCTGTGTTTATCTACTTTATCGTTATCAAAGTGTAATAAAAAAACTAACTAAGCCTGCAAATCGGCCATTACGGCTTTAATTTTAGCGCCTAGTTCCTCATTTACTTTTGCAAAATCAGAGCGATCGGCCAATGGCGCATTTACGCTGCAATAAAACTTTATTTTCGGCTCTGTACCGCTCGGGCGGGCAGAAACAATGCTACCATCTTCGGTTATAAACTGTAAAACGTCTGATGTTGGGTAATCTAATTTCGTAACTTTTCCTGTTGCTAAATCAGTTTCCTGACTCAATTCGTAGTCTTTCAACACCGAAACTTTCGAGCCGCCCAACGTTGCCGGAGGATTCTCACGGAACTTTACCATCATGGCCTTAATTTCCTCGGCGCCGGTTTTACCTTTTTTGGTAAGCGAAACCAAGTCTTCTTTGTAGAGGCCGTATTCCACATACATATCTAACAAGGCATTATATAAGCTTGCGCCTTTGTCTTTATAGTAGGCCGTCATTTCAGAAATAAAAGCTGCAGAAACAACCGCGTCCTTATCGCGAACTAAATCGCCGATTAAGTAGCCATAACTTTCCTCGCCACCACCAATAAAATACTTCTTGCCCTCTAACTCGGTCATTAACTGCCCGATATATTTGAAACCTGTTAATGTATTGTAGTAAGTTACGTCTTTCTTTTTCGCAATTTCCTCGATTAAATTCGAGGTAACAATGGTTTTAACAATAAATTGGTTTCCATCTAGCTTTCCGCTTTCTTGCCATGCCGAAAGCAGATAATTAATCAATAAACTTCCGGTTTGGTTACCGTTTAGTAAAACCCATTCGCCGTTGTTGTCCTTAACAGCAATACCAACACGATCTGCATCCGGGTCGGTTGCCAAAACCAAATCAGCATCAATTTCTTTTGCTTTGTTCATAGCCAAAGTCAGAGCTTCTTTTTCCTCTGGGTTCGGATAAACCACCGTCGGGAAATTACCATCGGGTTCACTTTGTTCTTCTACAACGGTTACGTTAGTAAAGCCAAACTGTGCTAACGCTTTTGGTACCAGCGTAATTCCCGTTCCGTGAATAGGTGAGTACACGATTTTAAGGTCGTGCTGTCTTTTTATTGCTTCTGGCGAAATTGAAAGCGCCGCAATCCCATCCAGATACAGCTTGTCGACATCTGCACCAATCATTTCAATATTTGCTTCTACGCGGTCAAACTTCACCTCGTCGATGCTTTTAATCTTATTTACTTCATCAATAACCAGTTTGTCATCAGGCGAAGTAAACTGGCCGCCATCGGCGCCATACGCTTTATAGCCATTATATTCTTTAGGGTTATGCGAAGCCGTTAACATGACGCCGCTTTTGCAACCGAAATGACGAACGGCAAACGAAAGTTCGGGAGTTGGCCTCAGCGCTTCGAAAAAGTAAACGTGAATTCCATTTGCCGAGAAAACATCGGCCGTAATCTTTGCAAAATAATCAGAATTATTGCGACTGTCGTGTGCAATAGCAACACTAATTTTCTCACCTTGATATTTGTTGTTCAAATAATTGGCCAGTCCCTGAGTGGCAGTTCCGATAGTATATTTATTGATGCGATTTGAGCCCGCACCCATAATACCCCGCAAGCCTCCGGTACCAAATTCTAAACTTTTATAAAAAGCATCAGTTAAGTCGGTAGTGGCGTTGTTATCCACAAGTGCCTGAATTTCAGATTTAGTCTGTTCGTCGTAATTTCCGTTTAACCACTGATTTATTGTGGCTTGTGTTGTTTGATCAATTGATTGCATTGAGCTGTATTTTAATTTAATATCTGGTGTTGAACAAAATTTCTTTAATGAAGTTTGGCGAAAGCGAAATAAATTTGCCTCCTCCAAATTTTATTTTGTTGAGGGTGTTGCTTTTAAGCTGCTTTTGTTTAATTTCACGCCCCGATACAATAATAAAGAAAATCCAGTATTAAACTGTGGCCACGGTAACTTTTTCGCAATATTGTGAAGTTATGACGCGTTTCTTTTAGTTGAACCAAATACTAAACCAATTGAGCCATTCGTGATTTTGTTGTTCAAACAATTAATTATGAAGGGCTCAAGAAATAAAAAACAATTAGCATCAAATGAAAATATTAAAATTTGGGGGTACATCTGTTGGTAGTCCCGAGCGCATGACGAAGTTGTTGGATATCATTAATCCAAATGAAGAACAAATTGTGGTTTTGTCGGCCGTGTCTGGCACCACCAATAGTTTGGTAGAAATTGCCAATTATTTTTTAGCTGGAGATAAGAAGAAGGGAAGCGAGTGCGTTGAAAATTTGTATCAAAAATATAAGGATTTTGTTGTTGAGTTGTTGCCCGCCGCAGAATTTCAGGAGCAGGGAAATGAAGTAATCGATTATCACTTTGGCTTCTTGGCGGGGTTCGCCAACGATCTTTTTACGGCAATTGAAGAAAAAGTGGTGCTGGCCCAAGGCGAATTGTTGTCGACAACGCTTTACCATATTTATCTAAAATCTATCGGTGTACCTTCGGTTTTGTTGCCCGCACTGGATTTTATGAAAACTGATGACGATAACGAGCCTGATATTCCTTTTACAACGAAGCATTTAACGCCGCTTTTGGCGCAACATGCAGATAATAAGCTCTTTATTACGCAAGGCTATATTTGCCGCAACAGTTTTGGCGAGGTTGATAACCTGCGCCGCGGCGGAAGCGATTATACGGCATCGTTGTTGGGCGCAGCAATTATGGCTGAAGAGGTTCAAATTTGGACGGACATTGACGGAATGCACAACAACGACCCGCGAATTGTAAAGGGTACTAAGCCAATTGCGCAACTTTCGTTCGATGAAGCGGCAGAATTGGCTTACTTCGGTGCGAAGATCTTGCATCCGCAATCTGTTTTTCCGGCGCAGAAATATAAAATTCCGGTTCGTTTGCTAAACACAATGGAGCCATCGGCATCGGGTACTTTGATTACTCACGATAGCGAAAAGGGAAAAATTAAATCTATTGCCGCAAAAGATGGTATTACGGCAATTCGCATTCAATCGAGCCGGATGTTGTTGGCTTACGGCTTTTTGCGCCGAGTTTTCGAAGTATTTGAACGTTATAAAACGCCTATCGATATGATTACAACATCGGAGGTTGCAGTTTCGTTAACAATTGATGAGGTTGGAAATTTGCCACAAATTATCGAGGAGCTTGAAAGTTTTGGCAAGGTAGAGGTTGATACCAACCACAGTATTGTTTGTGTAGTTGGCGATTTCGGTTCGGAAAAGCATGGTTTTGCAAGCCGCGTTTTAGAAGGATTAAAGCACATTCCGATTCGAATGATTTCTTACGGTGGAAGCAACTACAATGTTTCGTTATTGATCTTGAGCGAGTATAAAACGGAGGCTTTACGAAGCTTGCACAATAGATTGTTTGAATAAATTGATTTATATTAGCGTTATGAATGAGGTATTTTTTTTAGTGGAAGAAAGTTTGGAGGGCGGTTATGTAGCCAGGGCCCTTGGCGAATCTATTTTTACTGAGGCGGATAATATGGATGATTTGAAAATTAACATCAAAGAAGCCGTTCTTTGTCATTTTGACGAAGATAAAATGCCGAAGATTATCCGCATTCATTCTGTTAAAGAGGAACTATTAACCGTATAATGAAGGCACCTCGTGATTTATCAGCGACGGATCTAATTAAGGTTTTAAAAAGATTTGGTTATGAAATTACAAGGCAAAAAGGCAGTCATATCCGGTTATCACTCGTGGTTGGAGAAACAACTCACCATGTCACAATTCCGAATCACAATCCTTTGCGGTTGGGAACACTAATGTCAATTATTAATGATGTGAGTGACTTTTTAAAAGTTCCCAAAACCGATATCTTAAAGTAAATTATTCGAACAATAGGTAAAAAGCACCAATGATAACCAGCAGTCCAATCAGGAAATGAAAGGCGAGGAAAGTTTGAGGCAGTAAACCGTTTTTGTACTTTTTATACGAATTCAGTAATCCTATCGAAATGATTAAAACGATAAATATGGAGGCAATAATCTTCATTTGCGAATAAATAAGAAAAACAATGCAATCAAAAGCAGTACGATAAAAAACCGGACTTTTCCGTTATACTGTTTCCGGGTAATTCTTCCGTGCTTTAAATCGAGATAGTTACCCAAATAAATCAGCCCAAAAAATAGAATTAAAAATATAATAAGAAATTTGAACATGTTCGCCGATAAAGATATATCAAAGTTTAGCAATATAGAAACGCCTTTTTATTATTACGATACCGATTTGTTGCAAAAAACGCTGAGCACTTGTGCACAGGCAGCAGCGCCTTATCAATTTCACATCCATTATGCGTTGAAGGCAAACTTCAATTCGGTATTGTTGAACCAGATTAAGGAGATTGGCTTCGGAGCGGATTGTGTAAGCGCCGGAGAGGTGAGAAGGGCCGTAGAAGTTGGTTTTGATCATAAAAAAATTGTGTTTGCCGGGGTGGGTAAATCAGACAAAGAAATAAACGAAGCGCTCGATCTGGATATATTTTGCTTCAACGTGGAGTCGATTCAAGAATTGGAAGTCCTTAACGAGCTGGCCGCAGCTAAAGGCAAAACCGCACAGGTGGCCATCCGTATCAATCCGAACGTTGATGCCCACACGCACCACAACATTACCACGGGGCTGGATGAAAATAAATTCGGTATCAATTCATGGGACTTGCCAGAATGTGCCGATACCTTAAAACAGGCCCAAAACCTAAAGTTTGTTGGAATCCACTTTCATATTGGCTCTCAAATTACCAACCTCGATGTGTATAAAAACCTTTGCGTAAGGGTAAACGAGTTTTGCACCTGGTTTGAAGATCGCGGTTTTGTGGTCGAAGTTTTAAATGTAGGCGGTGGCCTGGGCATTGATTATTACAATCCTGATAACCAGATTCCAGATTTTGAGTCTTATTTTAAAATCTTTGACGAGTTTTTAGACGTTAAGCCAAACCAGGAAGTTCATTTTGAATTGGGGAGAGCGCTTGTTGGACAATCGGCCTCGTTAATTACACGGGCCTTGTACATCAAAAACGGTAAGAAAAAGAACTTTGTTGTTTTGGATGCCGGAATGACCGAATTAATGCGCCCAGCTTTGTACCAGGCATATCATAAAATCGAGAATTTAAGTCGGAAATCCGAAGTCGGAAGTTTTGCGCCTGCGACGATCAAATACGATATTGTTGGGCCGATTTGCGAAAGTACGGATTGCTTTGGTAAGGAAGTAGAACAGCCGGAATCGTTCAGGGGCGATATTTTTGCCATTCGCAGCGCTGGCGCCTATGGCGAGGTGATGGCATCAAAATATAATCTCAGGGATGCGATAAGATCGGTTTATAGTAACGAATTGTAGAACTTGTCGTTTAACTACAAGTCGCTCCAAGTTTAACAAGGGAGTCAAGTTTTTAAAATGCACTGCCCCCAGAAGTTAAACACTTTACGGGGGCATTTTTATGAGTAGAAAAATTAAATACAGTTTAGAGTTAAAACTGTTATTGGTAAAACAGGCCATCAAAGGAGAAGGCTCTGTGCGTGCGATAGCTAAAGAAAACCAACTTGACCACACCATTCTGGATCGATGGGTAAGTTTTTACAAAGTCTATGGGATAGAGGGGCTACGGCTTCCTGCTCGCCAATATGATGGTGAGTTTAAGTTAAAGGCAATACAGACATTAAGAGCGGGAGGCTTATCTTTGTACCAAGCCTGCATCCGGTTCAAGATTCCTTCAGTCAGTATGCTTAGCAACTGGCAGAAAAAATATGAAAGCCATGGTGCAGAATCACTTTTCAAATCATGTCGAGGAAAGCCAAAATCTATGAATAAATCTGATAAAATCCCAAAACAAGGTACTGCCAATGCGCGGGAGCAGGAACTGGAAAACAAATATTTACGTGCGGAAAATGAATACCTAAAAAAGTTGTACGCCTTAATTCAGAAGGAAGAATTAGAGAAAAGGAAAAAGCGCTGATTATCCATGAATTAAGGCGGGAATACGACTTAAAGGATTTACTTCAATCGGCAGATATGCCCCGAAGTACATTCTACTATTATCTTAAACAGGAGAAAACAACAGATAAATATGCACAGATCAAAACGCAGATCAGGAAAATATATGAGCGGCATAAGGGCCGGTTTGGCTACAGAAGGATAGTGTATGCTTTGAGAAATCTAGGGTTTCACATCAATCGTAGAACAGTTTTGAGGTCGATGAAAGTTCTGGGGCTGAAAAGTGTGATTAGGGCAAAAAAATACAGATCCTACAGGGGGCAGTTTGGAAAGGCGCCAGACAATATATTACAACATAATTTTAAGGCAAAATGCCCCTCTGAAAAATGGGCAACAGATGTTACAGAATTTAAGGTAGGCTCACAGAAGGTATACCTATCGCCGGTAATCGATCTGTTCAATGGAGAAATAATAAGTTACGAATTAGCGGGAAGTCCCAATTTCAAGCAGGTGACAGATATGCTCAAAAAAGCATTTAAAAGGGTGCCTGGAAAACGGACGAACCTAATCATACATTCGGATCAGGGGTGGCAGTATCAGATGAAAGCATATCAGGATTTATTGAGAAAAAAGGCCGTTGTACAGAGCATGTCGAGAAAAGGCAACTGTTTAGATAATGCAGTAATCGAAAACTTCTTTGGAACTATAAAATCTGAACTTTTTTATTTGAAAAAGTACCAAAGCATAGAAGAACTAAAAAAAGATATTAAATCTTACATTACTTATTATAATCACGACAGAATCAGGATTAACCTAGAAGGAACGAGTCCGGTAAAATACCGAACTCATAGGTTTAAAAATTAAATTATTTTTGTGCATACTTCTGGGGGCAGTCCAAGCTAAAATTATAAATTGTATAACCTTGCCTGTACCATACAAATCTAAATGACGATGGTGCTATTTAGGAACGCGATCCTCAATCCGAATGGACTTAAAACAGCCGCAACTGATCGCCTGGTGGTTTCTCCTTACCAAACACCGTCCGGCCGCCGTATTTCCAGCTGTCGGTTCGTTCGCGGGCTATTACTTTATCAAAATCCATATTCGGTATAAAATCCTTTTCCGCATTTTTGGCAATCTGATGAAGCGATTTAATCGCTTGCTGCTTATCGCTGTGGCCAATTTTCGCACTTTCTACTGCCTTTTGTAGCACGCTTATGGTTTCATCAAAAACGTTTACAGGCACCGGAAACGGGTGCCCATCTTTACCTCCGTGGGCAAACGAGTACCTCGCAGGATCGGAAAACCTCGATGGCGTGCCATAAATCACCTCGCTTACCAAAGCCATCGACTGTAGAGTTCTCGGCCCCATTCCCTGTAACAACAACAATTCTTCAAAGTCTGCTGGTTGCTTTTCTTGCGCCAACCATAAAATGCTTCCCAAACGCTTCAAGTCAACATCTTTTGCTTTCACGTCGTGGTGGCTGGGCATTACCAGTTTTTGAACTTCGGCCATCATGCGCACGGGCGACTCTTGGGTAATCGCCATCATGGTTTGCCTTGTGGTATTTGCCGCGCTGGCAGTTAGATTGAGAATTTGACCTTGATTTATTCCACAAACGCCCGAATGAGGCTCCTCAATAAACGATTTCAGATTTTCCGAATGCCAATGGTAGCGCCTTGCCGTTGAACTGGCATCGCTCATTCCTTGCTGAACCACTGCCCAATCGCCATCGCTGTTTAAGATAAAACTGTGCAGATATAGTTGAAACCCGTCTTGAACCGCAGTATTGTCAACCTTGGCACTTAATTTACTGGCCCGAACCAGTTCATTCCCATTGAGGCCGGTTTTATCGGCTATTCTTAACAATTCGTTTGGCGTTTCGCGGCTAAATTTTCCTTTGCCACCGCAGATATAAATCCCCAATTCCCGTGAGAGCGGGTTAATTGACTTCTTCAATGCGCCCATTACGGAAGTGGTTATGCCCGACGAATGCCAATCCATGCCCATTACGGCACCTAAACTCTGGAACCAAAATGGACTGCTGAGCCGACGAATCACTTCACTTTTACCATATTCTACCAATATAGATTCCACAATAGCCAGCCCGAGTTTGGCCATGCGCTGCGCCAACCACGGCGGAACATGGCCATAATGTAAAGGTAAATCCGCACTTCCTGATCTTTTCAATACTAACAAAATTAGTAATTTTATTGATAAACTGAAACCATCGTTGTGATCTTTTAAAACGTTTGACCCTTTATTTTGTTAATTTTGATCAACTCCTGATTGCATGCGTAAACTTTTACAACGGTTATTGAGTAAATGGGTAATTAAAATGTCGAACAAGTTTGGTTCAAGGCCAAACCGCGACCGTATTCACGATGCTTTAATCAAGCTGTTCGCCGAAATCAATGGCGAAAAAAGTAAACGGGGAATTACCCTCAATATCACCAGGAACGATAAGATTGTGGTTTTTTCGGACCAGCACAAGGGTGCGCGAGACTTTGCAGACGATTTCTCATTGGCTGAAAAAAATTATCTAGCGGCTTTAAAGCACTATAATTCGAATAACTTCCATTATATAAACTTAGGCGACAGCGAAGAGTTATGGGAAAATTTGGTAGAATCGGTAATCAGGCACAATAAGCAGAGCTTCGAGGCCGAAAAAATGTTTATTGCTCGGAAGGCTTTTACAAAAATATTCGGAAACCACGACCTTTATTGGGATAACGATCCACTGGCAAGCTTCAACCTAAAGCGGATATACGGCGAAAGCGTTCGCATTTATGAGGGTGCAATTTTAAAGCTTGCGCTCGACAACCAAAATTTAAATATCTTTTTAACGCATGGCCATCAAGGCGATTCTGCAAGCGACGGCAACTGGTTTAGTAAGTGGTTTGTAAGTACAATTTGGGCGCCACTGCAATCTTATTTGCAGATTAACCCAAATACTCCCGCTTACGATAACGAGTTAAAAACCGCCCATAATGAATTGATGTACAGCTGGCAGGCGCAACGGAAAAACACCATCTTAATTACGGGGCACACGCATCAACCCGTATTTGCTTCGCTTACTCACCTCGAAAGAATTTACATGCGGCTACAGGCTGCCGTTACGGCCAATGATGAAGTTGAAGTTGAAAAATTAAATGCTGAGTTAAAGATCAGAGTGAGAGCAGGCGCTTTAGCTCCCGAATTTAAAGCGTACGAGCCCGGTTATTTCAACAGCGGCTGCTGTTGCTTTAACGATGGCGATATTACCGGAATCGAAATTGAAGATGGCTTTATCCGACTTATTAAATGGTCATTCCAAAAAACAGGATCGCCCGCCCGGTTTTTATTAGAAGAAATGCGATTAGAGGAACTTACGGAGCCTACTTAATCGGTAATTCAACGAAAAACGTGGTCCCTTCATTTTGTCCCGCACTTTCTGCCCAAATCTTTCCTTTATGTACATCAACGTACATTTTTGCCAGCGTTAAGCCTAGCCCGTTCGACAATTCTTTGGCGGTAGACTTGCTACTGAGCGGAGCAAACTTAACAAACAAGCGATCGAGATCTTCCGCTGAAAGACCAACTCCGCTATCTTTAATGGCTATGGTAATTGTATTTTCAGCTTTTTGATGGGATATTTCAATCACTCCATTGGGTTGCGAGAACTTGTTTGCATTTTGTAAAAGCTGATAAAAAACAGTCGACAGTTTTTCTTTGTCGCCATAAATTATCAGCTCCTCATTATCATCAAACTGAAGTGCTTTGTTTTTTTTAACAGAATCAAATTCAATTGACTGCATAGCCGAACGTAAAATTGAACTTAAGTCGATTTTTTCCTTTTGTGGTTTAAACGAGCCGTTTTCTCTTCGGGCAGAACTGAGGATATTGTTCAGCTGATCGACGATTGTTTTCGATTGCACGTTGATTTTTTTAGCAATCGTCGCAGCTTTTTCGTCAATATTTTGCATTCTGCTCATCAACTCAGCCTGCAATGAAATCGTTGTCATTGGGTTTTTAAGGTCGTGAATAAGCACATGTAAGCGATCGTCCTGCGCCCTCATTGTATTTCGTATGGCTGTTCGCGTCGCTAGTTTATCAGTTATAATAACCGATAAACTTTTCAACATATTTACCTTTTTATCAGTCACTAACGCCTCTGTATCTGAATAAACACTTATCACTCCAATAAGTTTATCATCCAATGTTTTAATTGGTACAGATAAGCAGAATGTTGGCGCTGATACTTCGTTATTATTTGCTAAAAATACTTCCTCTGTTTCGAGCACCTCCACTGCACCTTTTAAAAATTCATCAGCCAAAATGCGATCGCCTAAGCGGGAGATAGTGAAAACCTCATCACCAACGAAACTAATACAGGCATTGTCAACTTCAAAAATTCCAGCGGCCAGTTTACAAATATTGTCAAAAGCGAGATCGGGGTTGAGACTTAAAATTTCGTAGGCGTTGCCATTTCTTAAGCGTGTTTCTGCGGATGTCGGGTGAATATGGGTCATCTGTTTAGTAACAAATAATAATAGGAATATTTAGACGTTTTTCGAATTTGATAAAGTTAAATAATATCTTTAATAACATAATTATTATAAACAATTATGTGCGTTATCAGTTAATACATTGAAAACCGTGTTGAGGATAACAACTATAATTCGCAAACAAAACAGCCCAAAAATGAGATTATACATCGAACGTAAACCCGTAAAGGTAAATCCCGATACCAAACGAGTAATTGCCCGTTTTTTTTTCAACGGAGAAGAAAGAGCTTTACAAGTAATTAAAAAAGTTTTAGAATTTTCTGATGAAAAAGTATTTGCATTAATTTCACCAATACTGCAAGAATACTCTAAAAGGCATAGAAACATCACCAAAATTTTAAATCGGCATAGTAAAAAGTTAAAAAAACAACTTGCCGTTTTGGGTACCGATCTCGAAGATTTAGACCAATACAAAAGGCTCTTGATCGGCGCTTACTTTACACACGAATATTCAATAGAATCAGCAGCATTTTTCAATCCGAGTATTGTTGATGATCCCGACCAAAGCGATTTGGTGGAAGGAGAGAAGCGGGTAATCATCAGTTTTAGGGCCGTGGGAGAGGGGCATATTTCGTCAATCGTATTCAGAAGGGCGCTCATTGATAAACACAACAACATTCAGGTTTTACCTGTCGGCAATTATGTAGATGAGGCCGAAGTAGTAAAAAATGCCATTTACGTAAAGAAGCTCTTTTTTAAGAAAGCGGCATACGCACAGATAGACCCTTCGGTTATTGAAGAGATTGAAGCACAGCTGGATGATAAGTTCGAGTACACCAGCCTCAGCAACATTATTAAAGATTCAAAGAGTTTACATAAAGGTTCGCCAGACAGACTGATAGAATACGACAAAGTGCTTTGGCTATCAGACACTTACCACACCATATCGTTCTCTAAGGACACCGATATCTCAGATCGTGTTATTTTTCCCATTTCGGAATTTGAGCGAAAAGGGATTGAAGATGCCCGCTTTGTGAAGTTTGTGAAAGATGATGGAAGAGTGCTTTACTACGCTACTTACACCGCTTTCGATGGTTCGCTAATTATCCCGAAATTGGTGCAAACGGCAGATTTCTACGAGTTTAAGGTGATACCTTTGTACGGCGATGGTGCGCAAAATAAAAACCTCGCTTTGTTTCCCCGCAAAATAAATGGAAAATATGTAATGATGAGCCGGATTGA from Pedobacter endophyticus includes:
- a CDS encoding glycoside hydrolase family 130 protein; the encoded protein is MRLYIERKPVKVNPDTKRVIARFFFNGEERALQVIKKVLEFSDEKVFALISPILQEYSKRHRNITKILNRHSKKLKKQLAVLGTDLEDLDQYKRLLIGAYFTHEYSIESAAFFNPSIVDDPDQSDLVEGEKRVIISFRAVGEGHISSIVFRRALIDKHNNIQVLPVGNYVDEAEVVKNAIYVKKLFFKKAAYAQIDPSVIEEIEAQLDDKFEYTSLSNIIKDSKSLHKGSPDRLIEYDKVLWLSDTYHTISFSKDTDISDRVIFPISEFERKGIEDARFVKFVKDDGRVLYYATYTAFDGSLIIPKLVQTADFYEFKVIPLYGDGAQNKNLALFPRKINGKYVMMSRIDGWNNYLMFSDKVNVWENPVLLKQPRYDWELVQIGNCGSPIETDRGWLVVTHGVGPMRKYCIGVVLLDLEDPSKEIGHLKEPLIMPNNEEREGYVPNVVYSCGSIVSNGELIIPYGLSDYSSSFATVNLELLLNKLLENGER